The genomic region CGCCGTCTGGGCCTTCGGAATCTCGGCTGGGATGTCGATTTCCTGTTTGAGTTTGCGTTTGGCAACCCGCAATCGCGATCGGCGTCGCAGCATGCGGTCGAGCTTGATCACCATCTGGTCAAGCGCACGGTAGAGTTCCCCATCTTTCTCTTTCACAATGAGGGGTTTACGGTTGATTTCAATATGTCCTTTTGCCCAGTATTCTTTTTGATTCGGAGTGATGTCATCGACCCCGAGTTCCACACGGATTCGCTGAATGCGCACTTCATGGTGGAACAGTTTTGCGGTCTTGCTTTCTACCATTTCCTTCATGCGCGAGGTCAGCTCCAGGTGGTTACCTGAGATGATGAGTTCATGTTTATTCATATATCTCCTTTGGTTTTTGGTTAGGAAAAAAGTCTCGCCAACACAGCCCTTGTAGAGGGATAAGCATAGGGCATGCGAGAACGGAAAAAAGGTGAGGATTTGACCACTACACTGGTGGTAACGGGAGGGTCTTCTGGAATCGGAAAAGAGTTCATCCGGCAGTATGGTAACCTTACCGGAATTGAACGGGTATGCAATCTATCCCGGTCGATTCCATCCGGATTCACAAATTTTAAACAATTCACCCACATTGAGGCGGATTTTGCGGATCCGGCGTCCTTTGCGGAAGCTCGAAAGCAATTGCTTGCATACCTGGAAACCCACCACCGCAACGGCGAAATCCTGCTGCTCAACAACAGTGGATTTGGGTCATTCGGGTTGTTTGATGCGGTGGATGTCGAGCGCGATGCTGCCATGATTGAAGTCAATGTAAAGGCTCCGGTAGTATTGACGGCGGAGCTGCTGCCGATGCTCAAAAAATTTGGGGGAACGGTTGTGAATGTCGCCTCGACCGCAGCATATCAGCCCACTCCCTTTTTTATCACGTACGGTGCAAGCAAGGCGTTTTTGGCGCACTGGAGCCTTGGCCTGTGGCGCGAGTGTCAGGGCAGCAAGGTGAAGGTGATTACGGTCTGTCCGGGTCCCACATCCACTGCGTTTTTTCACAACGCAGGACTGAGGGAAAAACCGGATGGCGGGCGCGGCATGACGGTGGAAAAAGTGGTTGCTATCATGATTCGAGCGATCCGGAAAGATCGGCCCCTTGTGATTACCGGGGGGATGAATCGTCTGATTGCGAGCATTGCGCAGCTATTGCCAAAATCATGGATCACCCGCCTGGCCTATCGTGCAATTGCCGCACAGAAGTT from Puniceicoccaceae bacterium harbors:
- the raiA gene encoding ribosome-associated translation inhibitor RaiA; the encoded protein is MNKHELIISGNHLELTSRMKEMVESKTAKLFHHEVRIQRIRVELGVDDITPNQKEYWAKGHIEINRKPLIVKEKDGELYRALDQMVIKLDRMLRRRSRLRVAKRKLKQEIDIPAEIPKAQTAA
- a CDS encoding SDR family NAD(P)-dependent oxidoreductase, with the protein product MRERKKGEDLTTTLVVTGGSSGIGKEFIRQYGNLTGIERVCNLSRSIPSGFTNFKQFTHIEADFADPASFAEARKQLLAYLETHHRNGEILLLNNSGFGSFGLFDAVDVERDAAMIEVNVKAPVVLTAELLPMLKKFGGTVVNVASTAAYQPTPFFITYGASKAFLAHWSLGLWRECQGSKVKVITVCPGPTSTAFFHNAGLREKPDGGRGMTVEKVVAIMIRAIRKDRPLVITGGMNRLIASIAQLLPKSWITRLAYRAIAAQKLGKAG